The bacterium nucleotide sequence ACTTTAGCGGAGGTGAGCCGATGCTGTGGCGCGATGGCGATCATTCCCTCGAAGAAGCTGTCATCGCAGCGAAACGGATCGGGTTCTTCCATATTCACGTTTACACGAATGGTTCGCTCGGCCTCGATACCAGTGCTGACCTGGTCTGGGTCAGCATGGATGGACTGCCTGAGGTCTTTGAAAAACGCCGCGGCGACCATTTCAATCAGGTGGAGCGCGCTGTTCGCGAGAATCCGCACCGCAAAATTGCGGTGATCTTCGTGATCGACCGCAATACAGCCGGGGGAATTGAGTCCTTTTTATGTTGGTCAAGAGAAACCAGGTTCCCCATTTTGGGGGTCATGTTCTACTTTCACACACCGTATTACGGGCGCGATGAGTTATTCCTGACTGCTGAAGAGCGCGCTCCGATCATTGACCGACTGCTGGCCTGCATCAAGGCCGGTTTGCCGGTCATCAATTCGCGGGCCGGTCTGCAGGCGCTCAAATCCGGCGATTGGCCAAGGCGATTCCCCGTGGCTTCCGTCGCCGATGTGGATGGTGAGTGGATCTGCTGTCGCGCACCGGATGAGGCGTGTGCGGACTGCGGGTATGCCGCCTGCACCGAGCTCACCGAGTTTCAGCGTCTGCGCCCGAGCGCGGTACTTGGAATGGCAAGGTACTGGTGAACAACACAGGCTACAGGATGTCGCGACTCGTTACGCGAGCCGCTCGCCGTTATTTTGTCGGTGCTGGTCAGCGCTGGA carries:
- a CDS encoding radical SAM protein; translated protein: MLGFYARFSWRFLVLRRPEPLIYGLAVTDRCNFSCRGCRVANTGRPDMTWEQIILAMKSAWKRGFRELYFSGGEPMLWRDGDHSLEEAVIAAKRIGFFHIHVYTNGSLGLDTSADLVWVSMDGLPEVFEKRRGDHFNQVERAVRENPHRKIAVIFVIDRNTAGGIESFLCWSRETRFPILGVMFYFHTPYYGRDELFLTAEERAPIIDRLLACIKAGLPVINSRAGLQALKSGDWPRRFPVASVADVDGEWICCRAPDEACADCGYAACTELTEFQRLRPSAVLGMARYW